acccctctttaccagattttctttttatttaaaactttgttttacaacttgtccaaatcttACTACTTAAGTTATCCCAATGTGTTTTGCTTGcgacctatttgattcaattgtttacttgtaatagactaatttgtgaatataagttcggtcgggacccacagttatggaccaagaggggtgcctaacaccttcccctcgaggttacttcgaacCCTTACCCTAATCGCTAGTAATGCAacccaacccaagagttaatcgctctaggtaccctaacgcaccataatcctttaggtggcgactctttaaatacccaattcccaaaaggagaTGAGTCATTACAtcccgtgaatgtcgaaacccggacttccccgtcaaaagaggaaaaaaagggggcCCGATATCCATAACCTTCCTAAAATTATATTATAGGCCATGTCTGCATCCATCACTTGAAACTTGGATTTTTTGACGACACCATCTACGAACGTTGCTAACACAATTTCTCCTTTTGTTACAACATTTGAATTATCAAACCCAGACAACGATCGAGCCTTGGATATGATATGATCAGTCGCTTGCATCTCATTCACTACCCTTAATAGTATGATATTCacagagctacctggatcaatcaaaactcgtttgaCATTAGTatcataaacaagtaaagatattactagAGCATCGTTATGAGGGATGATCAAGCCATCTGCATCATCGTCGTCAAACGTTATGTTATCTTTTTCTATAACTTGATGAATCTGCTTCCCGTGGACTAAGACTTGGTTATCCTTTTTGCTGCCATATATGCCGTATATGTTACTCCATTGACATCCTCACTCCCGGTTATAACATTTACCATCCTCTTTGGCATAGAAGGTTTTGGTGGTTATTgcctatttttttatataagaCTGCTTTTCTTTTTCACTAAATAGGCCAGTGAGATAACCTTTTTTCAGTAAATATTCAACCTCCTCTTGTAAAAGCCTGCAATCTGCTATTTTGTGACCGTGATCATTATGGAATTCACACCAGAATTCCTGGCTTCTTTTGCTGGGATCCGTTCTCATCTCTTTCGTCCATCGTACCTTATCACTCATTCCTCTTAGCACGGCTACCAGCTCGGACGTACTGACGTTGAAATTATAATCTCCTATTCTTGATTGGGAATTTTGATCTTTGTTCCTTGTTGTATAACGTTCCTCTCCGAATCAAGAAGAAGAACTTGTCTCATTCTTCTTTGATCTTTGATCAAACCATGCTTGATCTTGTTTTGATATAGGATCTCGTCCCGTGGGTCCCATATAAGATTCATACCTATTTTTTCAGATCTCATTTCTGATTGTGAACGTCTAGGCCCGAATCTTTATTCCACCTTCGGTTGAGATACCGTATCTTTTTCTATCTGCAACTTTGTTGTACctattataaacatcattccaagttaTGGCAGAAAATTCCCACATGCTTTATTTTGACCTTCTCGTGGATTCtaagcttttttcattcaaattgatTGAAATTACATAGCTACCCAATTATCAGGTACATGCGGTAATATCATTCTCTCTCACTGGAATCGATCCACGAATACTCTAAGTAATTCTGTACTCCCTTGTTTTACCTTGAAGATATATTTCATTCTCTTCTCCACTTTTTGAGCTCCCAAGTGCACTTTTATAAATGAATctacaagctaagaaaaagaatCAATCAAATTTTCAGGTAAGAGTGAATACCAAGTTAATGCTCCTTTTGTGAGAGTTCCGCCAAATTTCTtcaccaatactgattcaattttcTGCTTGATAAATTGTTGCCCTTGACTCTTGTAGTAAATGCGGTAACATGATCTCGAGGGTCAGTAGTCTCATCATATTTAGTAATATCGGGCATCTTGAACTTTTTAAGTATTGGTAACGATGCTGCACTTGGCTTCCAAGATTATTGATAATACTTTTTAATATCCACTTCTTTAATCACGGGTGGTACTCCTGGTATCTTCTTTATCCGCTCGTTTTTtgcttgagctgtttctgcaaggttagtactaaatatTGTAAATTAGAATTATTTGGTGTACCTAACTCTCTGACTCTAGAATTATTTGGCATTTTCCCACTTCCAGAGTTTTCAAGCCCCAAATGAGGGTTTTCCACAATTGTGTTCACTAGTGGTGGGGCCTGTACAACACTTGGCAGCCCACTTGCAAAAGTGCGCAAGGCTTCACCAATGTGTTGAGCAATAAACTACTTTAAATTATCTTGCTTATTTGACTGTTTGTTAATTTGTTGTCCAGCATTACGATTAGCAGATCTGTTAGGTGAATTTTCTCGTGAACGCGGCGGAGTAGCTGTGGATGTGTGGTTTGGAGGAGTTCCTCCTTATTGCCTTCCTTGTTCTCCATCACCCAACTGAAAAAATTCATTAGTAGTAGACATAATTcgttattaaaggtaaaatataaaaagtaaaaatattacTAGATATTCCGGCAatagaaccaatttgtttaaccaaataTAGTTTTTGTGGTCAAAACAAATATTGAAATAAATCGGATTTCTAATAACTAATTTTACTTCACTTTTTCAAATATATAACAATTAGAAATAATAGAAACTAAATATTCAatgagtaaagaaaagaaaattttattgaTAATCATAGTTTCCTTCCAAGAGTTGAGAGTAAGAATCTTCAATCAAGCAGAGAAATAAAAGACTGATAGCATATATTTGTGAATTTCTTGATGATCGTTCAGAATATAGTAAGGGGGTTTATATAAGGATACAATGTGTAACTATTTTGCCCCACTTAATTCCTACTCGTTACTAATATTAACTAcattaattgccttaattgagtCATTTGTAATAGTTATGGTAATAATAGTCAATCGCGCATAATCAGGGATTGTCCAGATTTCTTTTCTATATTCGTAGCTATTAATAAATCTTCCTCTTTTATAGTCTTCAATCATGCTTTCCGTGTCTATCTCTTCTTTCCCAGTTACCAGATGAGGTATCTTTGTACACAATTCCGTGGATATTTTACTCATGCctcatcattcttctttattgcTCTAGTTCTAATGCCACATGTCAGCATATCATTAATTCACAAATAGAGTCCATTTTTCATCAAGTACATTTGTGTCTCCGATACATGTCACAATCCTTGACATATGTCTGCACATCCTCCCATATCCCCTTCCAAGAAAAAAGTGAAGATATCCTTTAATAAGTTTGCTCAATGCTAGAGTGTCCACCAGTGGATGAATCATGCCACAAGTACATAATGCCCTTCTTGTGCATCTGGCCTTACCACCAGTCTTCCCTCTTTTTTAAGTTGTCCATGTATAAAAGAATATCTCCGAGTTTGAGCTTCTCCGTCCTCCTTTAAGCTTTGGATAACATTTACTCTACACCAATTCCCAACTTTGCATGATTAGAGTCAATAAGTCAGTTTTGACTGTTGACAAGGTCAAAGCAGCTAATTCAACCACTAGAAGCCTAGATAATGTGTCCTCCACTTTGTTCTCCTTCCCTTTCCTATACTCAATGATAAAGCCATATTGCATGAATTTAGTTATCCACTTCAACTGAGACCCTGTGTGCAACTTTTGTTTGAAGAAGGAATTTGAGAGACATTTGATTTGTCTTCACTATAAAAGGTTTTCCCATTAATATTGAGCCCATTTTCCATGACGAAAGCCAATAGCTCTTTGTCATATACTAAGAGTGTTTTATGTTGAGGAGATGGCCTCTTGCTAAGATAGGTAATTGGTTATCTCTTTTACATCAAGGCTGCTCCAATTCCTAGGTTAGATCCACCAGTCTCTACTACAAAGGGTGTAGAGAAATCTGATAACACTAGTACAGGAGCAAAAGTCAGTGCCCTCTTGAGTTCATCAAAAGCTACAATAGCTTTGTTGGACCATTCGAAATTAACCTATTTAGAATATCAATAAGAGGTTTACTGATAAACCCATAACCTCTTataatctcctgtaataacctgctagGCCTTGGAATTCCCTTAACTGTTTGAGGTCAGCAAGCTCTGGCCATGATTGAACAGCTTCTACCTTTTTAAGATATGTGGCTACCCCTTCAACAGATATGTAATACTACCCCAGATACTCAATCCTCTCAGCTGCAAAAATACATTTGATTTCTTTAGCAAACAGTTGGTGTTGGACTAACAAGTCAAAAGTAACCTCGAGATGTTTTACATCTTCTTCCAGGCTTTGACTGAAAACAAGAATACCAAGAAGATTTCCTCAATTGATCTTGGAAGATGTGATTCATTAGCCCTTGAAAATTGGATGGTGTATTAGTTTATCCAAAAGGCATCACTAGATGTAGTCCTGAGTAAGTCGTGAAAGCTGTTTTGTGCACAGTCGAAGTTGTCGTCCTAATTTGATGGTATCAAGCTCTCAAGTCTATCTTGAAATAAATTTGTGATCTCTCTAGTTCATCCAACAGTTCCTCAATTATTAGAACGAGAAATTTGTCTTTCAGTTACCTTGTTAAGAGCTATATTAGAGTACCTAATTACCCCTTGAAGTAGTACTCTTTTTTCAAGAACATACTTAAATTTTATAAAGGTCTTAATCTTCCAACCCCCCCTCAAAAAGTTTGAAGTGGTATTAATACTAACTTTTGAGGCCAACCTGAGTTTTAAGAGGGGAAAAAGTTTAATTATGGACCAATAATTTACTGACACGTGTTATGAAAAAAGGGTACTACTTCAAGGAATAATTTGGTATTCTCCCTAAATTATAATTAATTATTGTTATTGTAAGTCATGGTGCAAGAAAACATAGACTATCAGTGTACATAAGGCGATGAGAACAAGTGCTGTGAACACTTTCAATCAAAATAAGGCTGTGGTTGGAATTGGTTAAATTTCATTATATGGTTATTTTAGTTAGGCACTTGCACTAGGCAAGGTAGTTCGGGCAGAGTGTAGTCCAGTTATGGAAATTTCATTAGAAGATATAAGTTAGGCATTTACACTATGAGGGCAGTGTAGTAGTAGCCACGTACCTGATTTCTATccctttttaaataaataaaaaaatacttaCACCAAATCACATTAAATTATAGTCAAGTGATAAATTGACGTTAGATTGCATATAAATAACCACGGCTAATAATACATATTATGTATTTGGTATTCATTAGTTTGGCGTAAATACATAATGTTATGTGTTAATTTGAAAGTTGCTTGTTGTAACAACTTTCTATTACAGTTCCGTGCACTCTTTATATATCTATAGCAGATGAGAATGCTACTTTATTATAATTCTTGTTATTGACTTTCTTAAAATTCTTGGATGAGTATTTCCACCCCTTCAAGCATGGCCTTCTCTTCTTGTTTTTGCCACTTTTTGATCTCACACAAGGTATGCTGCTTATAACTTTATATCTAATTCTATGAGCTATCTTTTGTTTAGTAGTAATAATTAATTTCCGGTTTGGACTCCAACTAATTCAATTCATATCATTTAAGGAAAAAAGCGTTCCCTAGCAGGATTTTTCCCATTCGTTGACCTCGAACCTGAGACCTTTGGTTAAGGTGAAGGGATTCTCTTCATCCCACCGTAATCTTTGGTGATAATATTTGTGAGTAAATTGGTGTTTATGTTGCACAAAGTCCCTTGGAATTTTTATGCTTCATCAATTTTTTCTAATTGGATATTTTAATTTTGTCTAGTTGTTCTACTATGAGAGATATCATTTATTAGTTCAGTTTAAAATAGATCCAAAGTTGCACCTTTGGGCTGATATCTTTCATGATTATCATTTTTTATTAGTTCCAGGACACACGCATTGCATGTGTATTCTATATCAACAACTataaatttataataaataatatatattcTTACGCGAATATACATATATTGTAGCCGATGATCTATGAGAAACAAGCCTCCAAGAGATTTAGAACTATTGAACTTCTTTACCCATTTAAGCTTGAACTTCTACAGCTTTTGGGGCAGATTCACCTTTTTTTTTGGCGGATGTAGGATTTAAGCTCTATGGGTTCCATCTTAAAGATTTTTTGCCACGaatccattatatttttaaaattatgggttcaaaCTTACTATTTATTACAATTTTAgtgaatttttacacataaatttatgtTTCATGTCGGAAGTactgggttcagttgaacccggtATTACAACTCTACATCCGCCTTTGTTTTTTACCACTTATGAATAATTAAATCAAGAATGATTCTATACTTAGCTGCAGAGGAACAATGCTGCCTCTTTTGCTCTTGCACCAATTATTAACTCTGATGTTTCACGTCAAAAAGTTGGGGGATTGGGAACCAAGCTAAGCACTGGATGGAGTTTTCTGGGAGGATCAAGAATCGTTATTCGTCCAAATGTTACAAGAAATCTTCTGCAAAGAAAGAGCTCAATGGTGTCTGCCTTGTGTAATTATTTCCCTACATTATCCATTGGTTTAAATAGTTTTAAATGCGTGCTATTAAAAATTAGTTAAGTATTTATGCTCTTGTCTTTTTGCAGGGTCGGAAAGCTCTCAAATTGCTACTAATGTATTCCCATTGGGAACATTAGCAGTTCTTCCCTTTTATTTCTTCATGGTTGTGGCACCTAAAGCTGCACTTGTAAGTTTTCTCAATTGTCGACCTAAATTAACCTGTTTTACTATTGCCAGTTTCCTAAGTTGCTCGGATACGGGTGTGGATGTCCGAAACGGGTGCGGATCTAGAGATCGCATCCTTCAAGATGTAATTCTAAGATTCAGGGAAACGGATCCTAGTACGGATACAGGTGCATGGATCCAgctaaaaatatttcaaaaatataaaaaagatcTCTAAATTATGATAAATTTTGTGGAATACTTACGTATAGCTTGTAAAGTGTGGatttcttattttattctcaaGTTATAGATAAGTAAAGGATTGATTTCCTAGATAAAGTAtactattttcttcaaatttacccCAGTTTTGGTTCTGATTTCGGGAATCAAATTGTATCTCGTATCGAATTTTTCCATCCGTCGTGGTCAAAGTATCCaaaattgtttgaacatatttGCTATGGAAATCATGCTCACACCCATACTAGTGTCATGTCGACAAGGGTGCGACACCTAAACTTTTTGGAGCAACTTAGCCAGTTTTTATCACAAAAATCATGAATAAAAGTAAATTACTAGGCCACAACTTCTCTCACCATCTTTTTCTGCTTTTCTCATGTTATGTGGTCTCTGTATGATTTCAATCTATGCATTGATGTGTTAATTTCATGGGGTCGCTGCTCAATTTTCACTTTATTGCAACAAAGTTAATGTACTATTTTTGTAACGAAAGAGTCACTCAACCTCGTTTAAGTATCGCGAAAGTCATTACATTAGTTTTGTAacgaaaaatcgctcaactttgATTAAGTATCAAAGAAAGTCAGTAGGAGAAAACAAAGgagcattttttatttttatttttatatttaggCAAACTTATTGATTGCAAATAATTGTTCAGTAGAAGAACTCATTGCTTCACTTCGAATTGCAGGCCCAAAAAGTGATGGAGAGCAGCATACCTTATATTGTGCTTGGACTTCTTTATGTATATCTCGTGTACCTCTCATGGACACCAGATACAATGCAGCTATTATTTCCTAATAAATATTTGCTTCCAGAGGTATGTGATCATCAACTACACACTCCCTCTTTCCCATTTTATATAACACTCctatctttttgttcttttcgaAAATAAGAagccttttatattttaaaaCTCTTTAGCTTTAAATTACTCATTTTAatcggggtcgtttggtataatTGTGAGATGTCCCATAATATCTCAGGGGGTAGGATATATATCGTATGGGAATAGCTATCCTACTTTTTATATGGGATAACTATTCATGGGCGGCCCAAGGGTCAAGCCACTAAAGCAAAGGCTTTAGGCCCCTAAATTTTGAAGGccccaaatttttctttttgttttctactCGTATTTGTATTGAACCCCCAACTAATCTAGATTCATATCGCATAAGGCCTAGTAAAAGAGAGAACACATTTTAACAGAATTTATTTCAACCACATGAATCGAACTCAATATAAGGTAAGTTGGATCATATACATCTCACAACAATCTTTAGAGGTAGGTTCTAAATATATTGGGTatgttaaaattaaaaaaaaaatattttataaaaagtAAATATAACTTTTAATTTAGTATTGATGTAACCGTTTAAGCAAAAATTGGAGAAAGAGAATCACTCCCCCTAAACCGTCGTCGCGAATATAAAActtttcattatttaaatttgacAATTGACATCATTAGTGAGGTACCTATATTATTATTCTCCTTTTACATTTCTCACTAAAAACGTGCAATAAACTTTCAGAatccattttttttttgtatcttcAATAGTCCAAGTCTTATTTTTTATCTTTCTCATCAGAAAACGGGTACTACATTCTTATATTCTCTTCTTGATTTCTACAAAAAAAGCTTAAGTTCTCGATAAGTTATATTGTTCTctgtagaaaaaaaaagagttttattttttctataaaaaacaAGAGTTGAAGAGTACCGTTGAATATAACTATATTGCGCATTCTTTTTTCCCCTCAGGTTTCAAGCATTTCAACAAGTATATTAGAACATCAAAAATTATTTTGATATCAAGTTATAAACTTCTTGAATCTGGTTCAATTATCTAAGATCAACAATATCTTAGGAGAGATTAAATTATTTATAAAAGAAACTATTAACAACTTTACATCTTAAAAAGATAGAAAATAGACTTCCATTAAAAATATagattaattattttttccttcTGATAGGCCCCAGATTAAAAATTGGCTTTAGGCCACCAATCTTCTTGGACCGCCCCTGTAACTATTCCTGTCATTTTAGTGTAATTTCCTATGATTAGCTGATACCTATAATCAAATATGAGATAAATATAATCTCAAATTTTATCCCAGGATTATTATTCTTATCTCATGTATCACACGACCTTTTAGTGATATACTCTTATAGCCGTAGGCAGTGACGGAGGCAGGATCTCCGCGAAGGaggttcaaaaagaaaaaagttaaaaaaaaaaatatgtagcTAGTGGGAATTAAACATATGACCTTACAAAGATGTTGAACTCTCATGACCACTAAGCTATACTTTTGGACTGTGTCAATGggattcaaaacttaatatatatatataggtaaaaaatagattttgccttatatatacaatgtaatttttcggcgaagggaaACCCCTTCCACCCCCTAAATCCGCTCATGGCCGTAGGATATTGTTATTGCATATTTTACACCACGAGTTCTAATTAAAGATACTTTTGGTATGTTAGAAAATCTCTCTTTTTCTAAAAATCTGTACGTAGTCAAATTAAATTGAATATGTGAAGTTTTAATTTATATGTAGTGATACTAACATTTGTTCTCATTCAGCTGGATGGTATTGCTGAGATGTTCTCCAGAGTGATGACTTTAGCTTCTGCATGGATTCACCTCTTGGCTGTAGATCTTTTTGCTGCTAGGTTGGTCTCTCTTTGTCACACATCGGTGTGTTTTGGTATATTGACAATAACAAAATATATTGGCAATGTCC
This genomic stretch from Nicotiana sylvestris chromosome 9, ASM39365v2, whole genome shotgun sequence harbors:
- the LOC104241800 gene encoding protein ABA DEFICIENT 4, chloroplastic-like isoform X1; amino-acid sequence: MSISTPSSMAFSSCFCHFLISHKRNNAASFALAPIINSDVSRQKVGGLGTKLSTGWSFLGGSRIVIRPNVTRNLLQRKSSMVSALWSESSQIATNVFPLGTLAVLPFYFFMVVAPKAALAQKVMESSIPYIVLGLLYVYLVYLSWTPDTMQLLFPNKYLLPELDGIAEMFSRVMTLASAWIHLLAVDLFAARQIYHDGLENDIETRHSVTLCLMSCPIGIVSHFITKALFSRRDR
- the LOC104241800 gene encoding protein ABA DEFICIENT 4, chloroplastic-like isoform X2 translates to MEFSGRIKNRYSSKCYKKSSAKKELNGSESSQIATNVFPLGTLAVLPFYFFMVVAPKAALAQKVMESSIPYIVLGLLYVYLVYLSWTPDTMQLLFPNKYLLPELDGIAEMFSRVMTLASAWIHLLAVDLFAARQIYHDGLENDIETRHSVTLCLMSCPIGIVSHFITKALFSRRDR